The sequence below is a genomic window from Nicotiana tomentosiformis chromosome 6, ASM39032v3, whole genome shotgun sequence.
TATGTACAGTAAGAATAAAAGAATCTTAAAATATAATGGTTGAAAAATAGGGGAGATGAAAATGAAGAAGACGCTCGTCTTGGATTAATAGCTTTGCGCTGATCTATGAACGAGCCTTGTTAATGATCTCTCAtgtattaataaaaaatattattatttataatattagCTATTGATTAACTTAAAATGCtttcttttgttttcttgttTCCATTAAACTGGACTTTCTCCCAATTTGTCTCTGTTCTCTTATTTTTCCTTGCCAAGAATCATCAGCTTTTATAGTAATGTCCTCTGTAATCAAGGTTTGTTGATAGTACCTAAATCCCACATATAACATGAACACTGCACAAATAAATTGTAAATTTCTCAGTATATATAATAAGGTTTTTCATTGTTTTACCAAAACATCATTCActtaaatatattttaatttgatttttttttctcttgTGTAAAAATTAGAATGTATATTTGTTACCTGCCCATATTCTGGCAATGATTGAAGAGAAATTCCATACTAATGTGAAGATTGCAAATCCAACTGCTTTTTTGTGACTACATGATTCCCAAGCATCTCTAACGCATCGTGTAAAAAATGTACCTTCATATAAAATTTTGCATCACCAATGAGTTTCAAAACGAGGGATTTAAGTTATATGCACCGACAATATAAAAAGTATCAGTACAGTTTATTAACTATACTTGTTGTGACATGTCTCTAACCATGTTTTGTAAGTTAACAATCTATACTTGTTACAGACCTTTAACTGACCTAATGATATGCATCAACTTCACAAATTAATAACATAAGTAGTACTTTCAAATCAATGCTGCAATTctcaaaatatttcattaaataTAATATACTGGATGTGTAAAACATTTCACAGCAATTTGGTTAAAAAGAGATGGTaactattttaaatatttaaatatttcttAATCTTCATAATACATGGAATGTTTAAGAAGTTGAAACAAATgaagggaaagaaaataaaaataaaaataaaagaaagagagattAAATCGATTTTACCATAAGAGGCTAACTGTGTGGAATAAGAAGAGCAAATTTTTGGTATGACCATAACTCCAAAAAAGCCTGCAAAACAGGAAATAAACAATAGTGAGCAAGCTATGGTTAGAGAAAAttggaaaaaaggaaaaataaaattgtgGTAGTTTCAATTACAGAAAAGAATCCTTTTTTTCCATTTTGGCATTTTGTTGGAAGATTGATAAGGAGCTATAATTTAAAAGGCTTCGATCAGATTACTCAATAAATTTGATTGGTAATTAATTTGATCTCAAAGTACTTAAATAAAACAAAATGGGAAAAATCAGTACGGCCGGCGAATAATAGGTACCCACACCCGGACAGAGTTAGTGAGCCATGTACCAGGCAATCATTTCGCGCATTTCAGGGGGCACTTGAGTCAGTCGCCAGCACCCGACAGCGCCTTGACCCCTGCCCAATTTTTTGGCCAATTCCCCCTTTGTACTAccaaaaaaatgagattttggcCTATTCTAGGAAGAATTACTAAGAGGAAGCTAAAACTTCAAAGTTGCATTTCCTTTCTGGTAACTTTCTTTTCTCTACTGAAAAAAACAAGTAAAAAGGATCAAACTCACATGTGTACAATTCAAAATTGAGCAACTTTGTCGTGCATCAAACTTTTGGTTTAATATCAATCTCGCCGTTAGGAATAAGTCTTATTTTTTTACCCTTAATAGAGCTCCAACATAAGGATAATCAAAAGTTGAGGGGTAGTTTTTGACTTTTTCGTGAAGAATTTGGACACGTAGAATCCATCCATTTCGCGTTAGATTTCCGTTAATAGCAACGACAAATATAAGACAATTTGCTAACATAGGAGTCCCCGACCAAAAGTACAAAGGATGGCAAAATTGAGCAATTTCGAATAGTACAATGACAAACTCGGACATTTTcccaagaaaaaaaatcaaaaaagtcaTACTTCTTTGACTGAAATAAACATTCAAAAGAAGTCATTTTTAAGTAATGCAGATGCAACACTTACAGAAAAACTTACCTAATTTTGACAGTTTCCAAATGGTTATGAAGCTGCCATACCGAGCCACAAGAAACAGCAGAACTGCCATCTACCAGAGGCAAAAATTTGTCAAATTcccacaactttcacaagattgGTAAATATTTGAATTCAGATCTAAAAAACTATAAGAAGATAATGAAATCCAATGGAAATGTTTGAACTCTTTCTTTACCTTCATTGTAGTTGCAGGATCACCGGAAAAAAGGGCTCTGATTTTCAAAAGAAACTCATTTATGAAAGGAAGTATCAACTTCAGTGCCCACACTGCTTCTTCTTCCCCTACTACATACTCACTTGATTCACCAATATCATTTGCTCTCCTATTTACCCaacaaaagataaaataaaaccAAATAAAATGTTAGACAACGCATTATTGGATAATCTCAAGATATGGTACGACGAGTTTAAGTTGTGTGTTAGAGTATAACTTTATATACCATCAGGTTGAGCTAACGTATAGACGATTAAATTGCACGGATAATATAAAAACTATTTATATTGCCAGTATATATTAAATTCCTTTTACAATGTATTACCTGAGAATGAGGGATCTAAAGAGAAAGATTGCAGCAAGATAGACCAGACCCAAGTAGGAAAGCACAGCAATGAAGCTGTAAAAAAGCCATAATTAATTAATACTTTACTTAACAGATCTGATAAAGGAATAAAGATTTGTTATTTTTGAAGGAACTAATTACCTGATATTGAGATCTTGAGTATATGAAGATGAAATAATAGCAAAGGTTCCAATTCCAAAGATTAATGTGGATTTTGATACATTTCTCCACATCACTAAGTCAACTGCAGAAATGTTTTAAGAGGAAATCAGAGCCAATAGTCGCAGGGTAAATATTTGGATAAAAACTTACCACGCATCCGGTATTTACACCGATAAATGCATGACATGTGCTTTGCAACAAACTGTTAAAGTGAGACACATATTACTTATTATAACCATAGTAGTTTGATCCTTACCCGTACCAACTCGATATTTTAACCAAACTAAACAATTTAACCTAAGCAAGTAAGAGGCATGTCACTTAACGGAGAAATGTGTTTATAAAAGACAAGTGTTTTGATATAGATAAATGTTTACCATAAATACAGTATCACATTGAGTTTCTAAAGAACATATTAAGAGATTGAACTTACCAAAGCTTTGTAATTTGCCATTTTGTCTAGGATTTACATCTGAAACTGGAACTGAAAAGGCAACAAAATTGAAAATGAATTCAGAACTAAACTTTAAACAAAGAAAGCATAAAAAGGAAATGCAGTTACCTGATTTGGTTCTTGTTTGGCTTAGATGAATTTTGGCATGGGTTGAAGTAGGAGGGGGCTGTTTCTTGTTAACTGAAGAAATTGACATTTGTTTTTTATTACTATACTGAAGTTTCTTAtcttcaatcacaatctttttaGGCTTCTGTACTTGTACTTTAATTTCTTTAACATCAACACTTTTCTTTTCCATTTCCTCATCAATTTCTTCCTCTAATACCTCatcccattcttcttcttcttcttcttcctcttcattTTCAAGATTTTTATCTACTTTAGTTGCAAATTTAGCCTCAGAAGTTATCTCCTTCGACCTTAACTTCGgaacctgtctgtccaaaatagccGACGAAACCTCCTCACCATAACTCAAGTTCACCACATTgcttgtgatgaatttctcttcACAATTTTCCTCAGATTTTGTCTTCTTAATCCCACTTGGTTTGTTCTCGTTTTCCTTAATTGATCCTTCAATATTCTTACTCGACTCCTCAAGATTGGATTTTTTCAAGATTTTAAAATCAAGATTCTTGCTTTCCTCATCAAGTTCCTTACTTGATACTACTTTTGCTTTCCCATTAAGAGACTCAGATTTTTTCTTGCTCTGACTTGggatcttgctcaaatcttgacACTTTTCATCCAATTTTTTACTCAAATCTTGACACTTTTCATCCAATATTTTGCTCAAATCAGGTCTTTTACTAGCAATCTGAATTGGGTTTCCTTCAAAGTTTTCAGCTTTCCAAGTTTTTCTCTTCCCACTCATAACCCCAACAACACCAAGATTGCATTTTTTTGGCCCTATTTCCAACTTTTTATCCACTTGATTAAAAAAGATGCAATTTTTATCATCATTTTCATCTGGGGTTTCTTCAGAACTATTACTAATAAGTACTTTAATTCCACCTTTTACTTCATCAAGTTTCATTCTGTTTTCC
It includes:
- the LOC104084783 gene encoding reticulon-like protein B21 isoform X1 translates to MEVDNRRKSTSSRNNGSVVASGSVWENRMKLDEVKGGIKVLISNSSEETPDENDDKNCIFFNQVDKKLEIGPKKCNLGVVGVMSGKRKTWKAENFEGNPIQIASKRPDLSKILDEKCQDLSKKLDEKCQDLSKIPSQSKKKSESLNGKAKVVSSKELDEESKNLDFKILKKSNLEESSKNIEGSIKENENKPSGIKKTKSEENCEEKFITSNVVNLSYGEEVSSAILDRQVPKLRSKEITSEAKFATKVDKNLENEEEEEEEEEWDEVLEEEIDEEMEKKSVDVKEIKVQVQKPKKIVIEDKKLQYSNKKQMSISSVNKKQPPPTSTHAKIHLSQTRTKSVPVSDVNPRQNGKLQSFVDLVMWRNVSKSTLIFGIGTFAIISSSYTQDLNISFIAVLSYLGLVYLAAIFLFRSLILRRANDIGESSEYVVGEEEAVWALKLILPFINEFLLKIRALFSGDPATTMKMAVLLFLVARYGSFITIWKLSKLGFFGVMVIPKICSSYSTQLASYGTFFTRCVRDAWESCSHKKAVGFAIFTLVWNFSSIIARIWAVFMLYVGFRYYQQTLITEDITIKADDSWQGKIREQRQIGRKSSLMETRKQKKAF
- the LOC104084783 gene encoding reticulon-like protein B21 isoform X3; protein product: MEVDNRRKSTSSRNNGSVVASGSVWENRMKLDEVKGGIKVLISNSSEETPDENDDKNCIFFNQVDKKLEIGPKKCNLGVVGVMSGKRKTWKAENFEGNPIQIASKRPDLSKILDEKCQDLSKKLDEKCQDLSKIPSQSKKKSESLNGKAKVVSSKELDEESKNLDFKILKKSNLEESSKNIEGSIKENENKPSGIKKTKSEENCEEKFITSNVVNLSYGEEVSSAILDRQVPKLRSKEITSEAKFATKVDKNLENEEEEEEEEEWDEVLEEEIDEEMEKKSVDVKEIKVQVQKPKKIVIEDKKLQYSNKKQMSISSVNKKQPPPTSTHAKIHLSQTRTKSVPVSDVNPRQNGKLQSFVDLVMWRNVSKSTLIFGIGTFAIISSSYTQDLNISFIAVLSYLGLVYLAAIFLFRSLILRRANDIGESSEYVVGEEEAVWALKLILPFINEFLLKIRALFSGDPATTMKMAVLLFLVARYGSFITIWKLSKLGFFGVMVIPKICSSYSTQLASYGTFFTRCVRDAWESCSHKKAVGFAIFTLVWNFSSIIARIWAD
- the LOC104084783 gene encoding reticulon-like protein B21 isoform X2 → MEVDNRRKSTSSRNNGSVVASGSVWENRMKLDEVKGGIKVLISNSSEETPDENDDKNCIFFNQVDKKLEIGPKKCNLGVVGVMSGKRKTWKAENFEGNPIQIASKRPDLSKILDEKCQDLSKKLDEKCQDLSKIPSQSKKKSESLNGKAKVVSSKELDEESKNLDFKILKKSNLEESSKNIEGSIKENENKPSGIKKTKSEENCEEKFITSNVVNLSYGEEVSSAILDRQVPKLRSKEITSEAKFATKVDKNLENEEEEEEEEEWDEVLEEEIDEEMEKKSVDVKEIKVQVQKPKKIVIEDKKLQYSNKKQMSISSVNKKQPPPTSTHAKIHLSQTRTKSVPVSDVNPRQNGKLQSFVDLVMWRNVSKSTLIFGIGTFAIISSSYTQDLNISFIAVLSYLGLVYLAAIFLFRSLILRRANDIGESSEYVVGEEEAVWALKLILPFINEFLLKIRALFSGDPATTMKMAVLLFLVARYGSFITIWKLSKLGFFGVMVIPKICSSYSTQLASYGTFFTRCVRDAWESCSHKKAVGFAIFTLVWNFSSIIARIWAERNIRRQN